Within Ramlibacter henchirensis, the genomic segment CGGCGATGCTGCCGAAGGGAGAGCCTTGCGGCGGCAGTTCGATGGCCTCGGGCCGGGCAGGCGCGAAGGCCACCAGGTGGTCCAGCGCCAGTTCGAGGGTCGCCCGCTTCTCGGCCGCGACGGCGAACCGCGCCGGCTCCTTCGGTCCCTGCTGGCGCGTGCTGCGCAGCGACTGCAGCGCCTTGTCCAGCGCCAGGGCCGATTGCGCCTGCAGCAGCTCGAAATGGACGCCGGCGTAGCCCAGGCCGCTGAGGATGGCCTGCGCCACCGCCATCTGCGCCTTCAGGCCCGCCAGGTACTGCGGCGCCTCTTCGCCGGTCGTGAGCACGACCACCTGGCGCGCGCCGAAAGCGACGGCCGACAGCCACAGGTCCGCGCCGGTGCTGGCGGTGTGCCAAAGGGCCACCGGGATCACGTTGGCCGGAACACCTTGTGCCTGCCCCAGGCGCGCTGCGCGCCCAAGGTCTTCGACCAGCGCCTGGCCGGCTTCCTGGCTGTGGAACAGGATCGTCGGCTCGCGGCCGCCGGCTTGCAGGTACGACCCGAGGAGCGTGCGCAGCTTCTGCCCCTGGTCGCTCGCCCGCGGGTACGCGAAGGTGAGCGCGCCCGTCGGGCACACCGTCGTGCAGGCGCCGCAACCGACGCACAGGTTGGGATTGACCTTGATCTGCTGCCGCGACGCCTCGCTGGAGATCGCGGCGGCCGAACAGATCTCCACGCAGGCATTGCAGCCGATCTTCTCGTTGCGGCTGTGGGCGCACAGCTTCTGCTTGTAGACGAAGAACTTGGGCTTCTCGAACTCGCCCACCAGCTCGCGCAGTTTCAGCAGCGTGGGCAGGTCGCGGCCGTCCCAGCGCAGGTAGCCCTGCGGTGGCGCGTGTTGCGCGAACTCGGACGTCTCGCGAAGGTCGAGAACCAGGTCGAACGTCTCGGTTTGCGCCTGCGCCTCCCTCTGGAAGTCGATGGCGCCGGCGGCCTCGCACACCTTCACGCAGGCACGATGGCCTTTGCAGCGGTCCATGTCGATCTGGTAGTCCAGGCCGATGGCGCCTTCAGGGCACACCGCCACGCAGGCATTGCAGCGCGTGCACAGGTCCAGGTCGATCGGGTTCGTCGGCGTCCACGCAAACTGGAAAGCGCCCAGCCAGCCGGTGAGCGAATCGATGCGCCCGGACACCACCGGGTACTTGCGCTCCTGCGCGCCCGGACCGCCGGTGGAGAACAGCGTGACGTCGAGGACGTCTTCGACCATCGACGCGGCGCGTTCGGCATCCTGCAGCCGGCCGATGATCAGGACGCGGCCGCCGCTCTTGTAGGTGACGGTGGGAACCGGGTCCGGCTCGGGCAGGCGCGCAGCGGCGAGCAGGGCCGCGATCTTGGGCATGGCCTCGCGCGCGTCGCGGCTCCAGCCGCCGGTCTCGCGGATGTTGACGAAGTGCACCGGCGACACCGCGCCTTCGGTCTGCGCGCCGACTTCGGCGAACAGCTTCTTTTCCTGGGTGCAGGCGACGATGACTTCCTCGCCGGAGCGAATGGCTTGCTGGTACGAGGCAGCCTCGCGCCGGCAGAGGCTGCTGTGCAGGGCAAGCGACGGCTCACCCAGTGCCGCGCCCAGCTTCGCCGGGTCGAGCGGCATCGTCTTGTTGCAGTCGCAGATCAGGGTCGGCATGGGATTCGGGGGGTACTGCTTGGGGATCGGCCGCGGGCTCGGGGGCCGCGGGCGGGTGCGACTGTGCCACGGATTGCGGCGCTTGCCCCTCGGCATCTTCCCTTGCTTCGGCTCCTGGCTCATCTTTGCGCTCTTCTTCACGAAAGAGGCCCAGGAAGCGGCCCGCGGCGAGCTGCCGAAGCATCGACTCGGGGATGGGATCGGCCTTGGTGTAGTCGTCGATGTAGGTATCGAGTCCGTCCATCACGTTGAAGTGCGGATCGGCGAACAGCTTCTTGACCGCGGCGTTCCGGACGTCGGCCGGGACGTCGGACTTCACGAAGCGGGTGAAGTCGGAGTCGGATGTGAGGGCGTTTGCGTCTTCGAGCGTAGGCGGAGGGGGCGGTTCGGGCAGCGGAGCCCCCTCACCCCTGCCCTCTCCCCCGAGGGGAGAGGGAGAGGAACCCGCCACGCCGGAAACCGAAGCGGCCTCACTCCCTCTCCCGCTTGCGGGAGAGGGCTGGGGTGAGGGCTGCTCCGGCTCGGCCTTGCGAACCGGCTCCGCCTCCAGCGGCTTGCCCTCCTTCGCATCCAGCTTGCGCCGCGACCAGCGGCCCAGGAAACCGTCAGCCACCGCCGCCCCCTTCGCCGCCGCCGTACTTCTTGCCCGTGGACACTGATGCCGGATTGCCGAACCGGTCTTCCAGCCGCCGGAAGCTTTCCGGCCGCTTGCGTCTGCGCGGTTCGGGCACGTAATGGGCGTCGGCGAACTCGCGGAACCAGGCCACCACCTCCGCGGGCGCGGGCACCTGCTCCACGTTCTCCTGCGCGTCGAGCCACCGCCCGGCATCGTGATAACTCACGGTGACGACCTCGGGGCGGGCGATCGGCTCCTCGGCGACGGTGGCGGCCTCTTCCATGCGCCACAGCACGAACCAGCACGGGGTGTCGACGGTGGCATTGAGGTAGTAGCCCTCGGCGTCGTCGGCGTAGAGCTCCACGCGGTAACCCGGGTGCAGCCAGCGCTCCTCGTGGTCGTCCCCGAAGATGCGGCGCGGCTCGCTGCCGAACGCCTCTTCATGCGGCACGACCTCGTGCAGCTCCCAGCGGTACGGCTGCCAGCGGTTGGCCAGCCGCACGCGCCGCATCACGACGGCGACGTTCAGGCCCGGGCGCGCGCTCACGGCGACTCCTTACGTGTTCTTCGAGACGGTGATGGTCGGGAACTTCGAGGAGAAGTCCTTGGCCTTGGCCGCGACGCGCACCGCCACCTTGCGCGCGACCTCCTTGTAGATCCCCGCGAGCTTGCCATCCGGGTCGGCCATCACGGTGGGCCGACCGCCGTCGGCCTGCACGCGGATGCTCATGTCCAGCGGCAGCGCGCCCAGGTATTCCAGGTTGCGCTCGGCCGCGTAGCGCTTGCCGCCGCCCTCGCCGAAGATGTGCTCGGCGTGGCCGCAGTTGCTGCAGATGTGCACGGCCATGTTCTCCACCAGGCCCAGGATCGGCACGCCGACCTTCTCGAACATGGCGACCGCCTTGCGCGCATCGAGCAGCGCGATGTCCTGCGGGGTGGTCACGATCACGGCGCCGGTCATCGGCACGCGCTGCGACAGCGTCAGCTGGATGTCGCCGGTGCCGGGCGGCAGGTCCACCACGAGGTAGTCGAGTTCGCGCCAGTTGGTCTGCCGCAGCAGCTGCTCCAGCGCCTGCGTCGCCATCGGGCCGCGCCAGATCATGGCTTCGTCCGGGTTGACCAGGAAGCCGATCGACATGACCTGCACGCCGTAGTTCTCCAGCGGGTCCATGGTCTTGCCGTCCGAGCTCTCGGGGCGCCCATCGATGCCCATCATCATGGGCTGGCTGGGGCCGTAGATGTCGGCATCGAGCACGCCGACCGAAGCGCCCTCGGCCGCGAGGGCCAGCGCCAGGTTGACGGCGGTGGTGCTCTTGCCCACCCCGCCCTTGCCGGAGGCGACCGCGATGATGTTCTTCACGTTGGGCATCAGCTGCACGCCGCGCTGCACGGCATGCGCGATGACCTTCGTGTTGATGTTCACCGAGACGTTGCTGACGCCCTGCAGCGCGCGCACGGCCGCGATGGCGGCCTGCCGCAGCGCGGGCACCTGGCTCTTGGCCGGATAACCCATTTCGAGGTCGAAGGCGACATCGCCTCCGTTCACCTGCAGGTTGCGGACCGCCTTGGTCGAAACGAAATCCTGGCCCGTGTTCGGGTCCTTGACGGCCGCGAGGGCGGCGAGCACTTGGTCGGTGGTGGCCATGGCTGAATTGACTACTGAACCAGCCAGTGTAACGAGCCGCCTAAAATCGCCGGCTCCCCGCGCCAATACCCACCATGCCCCAGCGCAAGCTTTTCGTCACCACGGCCCTGCCGTACGCCAACGGCAAGTTCCACATCGGCCACATCATGGAATACATCCAGGCCGACATCTGGGTGCGGCACCAGCGCATGGGCGAGCACATGGTCCACTTCGTCGGCGCCGACGACGCGCACGGCGCGCCGATCATGATCGCGGCCGAGAAGGCGGGAAAGACGCCGAAGCAGTTCGTCGCCGAGATCGCCGCGGGCCGCAAGGAGTACCTGGACGGCTTCCACGTCCGCTTCGACAACTGGCACTCCACCGACAGCCCGGAAAACACCGAGCTAGCGCAGGGCATCTACAAGGCGCTGAAGGCGCGCGGCCTCGTCGCCACGCGCACCATCGAGCAGTTCTACGACCCGGTCAAGGGCATGTTCCTGCCCGACCGCTACATCAAGGGCGAATGCCCCACCTGCCACGCCAAGGACCAGTACGGCGACAGCTGCGAGGTGTGCAGCAGCGTGTATTCGCCCACGCAGCTGATCGAGCCGTATTCGACGCTCAGCGGCGCCAGGCCCGAGCTGCGCAGCTCGGAGCACTACTTCTTCAAGCTGTCCGACCCGAAGGTGGTCGACTTCCTGAAGGCCTGGACGCAGGACGGCAAGCTGCAGCAGGAGGTGGCGAAGAAGGCCAGCGAATGGTTCGAGGCCGGCATGGCCGATTGGGACATCAGCCGCGACGCGCCCTACTTCGGCATCGAGATCCCCCAAGCCCCCGGCAAGTACTTCTACGTCTGGCTCGACGCGCCCATCGGCTACCTGGCCAGCCTGAAGAACCACTTCGACAAGGGCCAGGCGAAGGACCACTGGCATGCGGCCTCGCGCACGAAGGCGAGCTTCGAGGAGTTCGTGGCGGACCCCGCCGTGGAGCAAGTGCACTTCATCGGCAAGGACATCGTCTATTTCCATACGCTGTTCTGGCCGGCGATGCTGCAGTTCTCCGGCCGCAAGACGCCCACGCAGGTGAACGTGCACGGCTTCATCACCGTCAGCGGCGAGAAGATGAGCAAGAGCCGCGGCACCGGCATCGACCCGCTGCGCTACCTGTCGCTCGGCATGAATCCCGAGTGGCTGCGCTACTACATCGCCGCCAAGCTGAACGGCAAGGTCGAGGACGTCGACTTCAACCCCGAGGACTTCATCGCCCGGGTGAACGCCGACCTGATCGGCAAGTACGTCAACATCGCCAGCCGCGCGGCCAAGTTCGTGCCGGGCGGCAAGCTGCTCGGTCCGTTCTCGGTGCTGGAGGAACGCGCCACGCGGCTGGTCGACGAGGTGCGCAACCTCTACGAAGGCCGCGAATACGGCAAGGCGGTGCGCGAGATCATGGCGTTCGCCGACGACGTGAACCTGCACTTCGACGGCGCCGCACCGTGGAAGCTGGCCAAGGAAGGCCAGCAGGAGAAGGCCGCCCTGGTCTGCTCCGAATGCCTCGAGGCGTTCAAGGTGATGACCGCCTGCCTGAAGCCGATCCTGCCTGCGCTCGCGCGCGAGGCCGAGGCGTTCCTGAAATGCGAGCCGCTGGACTGGGACAACGCGGTCCGGCCGCTCGGTGCCGGGCATGTCATCGGGGAGTACAAGCACCTGATGCAGCGGGTGGATGCCAAGCAGGTGGATGCGTTGTTCGAGGCGCCGGCGGAAGCGGAGCAGCCCTCACCCCAGCCCTCTGCGGCGGGTGGGAGAGCGAGTGAACTGCCCGGGGGAGAGGCATTGGCTGCGCCGATCACGATCGACGACTTCGCGAAGATCGACCTGCGCATCGCGAAGATCGTGCAGTGCGAGGCCGTCGAGGGCTCGAACAAGCTGCTGCGCCTGACGCTGGACGTCGGCGAAGGCCGCATGCGGAACGTGTTCTCCGGCATCGCCTCGGCGTACAAGCCCGAGCAGCTGGTTGGAAAGCTGACGGTGGTCGTCGCCAACCTCGCGCCGCGCAAGATGAAGTTCGGCGTGAGCGAAGGCATGGTGTTGGCCGCGAGCCACGCCGACGAGAAGGCGAATCCCGGCATCTTCGTGCTGGAGCCCACGCCCGGCGCGCTGCCGGGCATGCGGGTGCGCTGAGCGCTCAACGGCTGCTTACCGCGGCGCACGGCCGCGTTACAACTCATCCATAGAATGCGGCTCATCCGTAAGTTCCGGATCCAGCCGCCCATGTCGCCGCGCCGCCACCGCCTGTCCCGCCGCAGCCTCCGCTGCTATGCCGGCCGCCTGCGGGCCGAGTGCAGCGGTTCGCTGCGAGGCCGGCCGCGCCGCAACCGGCGCGCCTGAGCCTTGGCCCCGTCCTTCGCCTTCCGCCCGCGACTGCTGGATGCGCTGCGCGGCTACGACCGCGGACGCTTCCTGCGCGACTTCGGCGCCGGCCTCACCGTCGGCGTCGTCGCCCTGCCCCTGGCCATGGCTTTCGCCATCGCCTCCGGCCTGCCGCCTTCGGCCGGGCTGTGGACGGCCATCATCGCCGGTCTGCTGGTCGCGCTGCTGGGCGGCTCCAACGTGCAGATCGGCGGCCCGGCGGGCGCGTTCATCGTCATCGTCTACGGGATCATCGAGCGGTACGGCGTCGCCAACCTGCTGATCGCCACGGCCTGCGCGGGTGTGCTGCTGTTCGCGCTGGGCCTGCTGCGACTGGGCTCGCTGGTGCGGTACGTGCCGGTCAGCATCGTGGTGGGCTTCACCAACGGCATCGCGGTGCTGATCGCGATGTCGCAGCTCAAGGACTGGCTGGGGCTCGAGGTCGATCGCATGCCGGCAGATTTCTTCGCCCAGCTGCGGGTGATCGCCGGCCACCTGCACACCTTCGACCTTCACGCCTTCGCGCTGGGCAGCGCCTGCCTGGCCGGGCTGTTCCTGTGGCCGCGCCTGTGGAACGCCGAGTCGCCGGTGCGGCCGGCGCTGGAGTTGCCGGGCATGCGCCAGGCCGTCAAGGTGGCCGCTCGCGTGCCCGGCCCGATCGTCGCGCTGGTCACTCTCACCGCCCTGGCCTTCGCGTTGAAGCTGCCGGTCGAGACCATCGGCAGCCGCTTTGGCGGCATTCCGGCCGGCCTGCCGCCCTTGGCGCTGCCGGACTTTTCGTGGGAGACGGTCAAGCAGTTGGTGACGCCCATGCTGACGATCGCACTGCTCGGCGCCATCGAATCGCTGCTGTGCGCGCGCGTGGCCGACCAGGTGAGCGGGCTGCCTCGGCACGACCCGAACCAGGAACTCATGGCCCAGGGCGTGGCCAATTTCGTGGCGCCCTTCTTCGGCGGCATGCCGGCCACGGGCACCATCGCGCGAACCGTGACCAACATCCGCTCGGGCGGCACCACGCCGGTCGCGGGCGCGGTGCACGCGGTCACGCTCGCGATCCTGGTGCTCGCCGCCGCGCCATTGGCGCTGCATGTTCCGCTGTCGGTGCTGGCGGGCATCCTGCTGTTCGTGGCCTGGAACATGGGCGAGTGGCGCGAGTTCGCGCACCTGAAGCGCTACAGCGCGCATTACCGGGTGCTGATGCTGGGCACCTTCTTCCTCACGGTGGTGTTCGACCTCACCGTGGCGCTGGAGGTCGGGCTGGTCGCCGCCTGCGCGCTCTTCATCCGCAAGATGAGTTCGCTGTTCCGCGTGGAGCAGGTGCCGGGCGAGGAAGCGCAATTGCGCTTTCGCCTGTACGGCTCGCTCTTCTTCGGCGCCGTCGCGCGCATCGACACGGTCGTCCAGGCGGTCGAGGGCTCGGGACCTGCGCCGGTGGTGGTGCTCGACGCGCTGCAGCTGGTCCACCTGGACACGTCGGGCCTGGACGCCCTGCGCCAGCTTCACAAGGTGGTGCTGCTGCGCGGCGGCACGCTGCGGCTGGACAACCTGCAGGAGCAGCCGCGCGAGGTGATCGAGCGATCCGGCTTCGGCACCGAGCTGACGCAGCACCTGGCCTCGCCGGAAGTGGCCGTCTAGCGGCTCGGCCCGCCGCGGTTCTCGGGCGCCTCGGGGTCGGGCCCGGTGGAGGTGCGCACCACGCGCATGTCGGGGTCGAACCAGACGGTGAACATCATCGAGGTGTTGGGCGGCTGCATGTAGCGCCAGTCCCACGCCTCCTCGCGCTTGAGCGCGTACGGCGTGCGCTTGGCGGGCTTGCCGAGCATGCGGCGCACCTGCTCCATCGACATGCCGGCCTGCACCTGCGCGAAGGTGGTGGGGGTGAGCACCTGGCGCAGCGCGGACATCTTGCCGTCCGCGCCGATGGTGATCATGTAGTTCTGGTGGCCCGCGGGGTTGCGGTTGTATTCGAGGACGCGGGCGCCGCCGGGGCCGTCCCAGATGTTCTCCGGGTTGCCGAACTGGGCGCGAACGTCCGCCTCGGTCGAGACGCCTTCCTCGAGCTTTTCGATACGCCGCTGGTCGCAGCCGACCAGCGTGGCCAGCGCGGCTAGCAATCCACTGACGAGTCCCATCGAGCACCGTAGGTAAAATTGCCTGCTCACCCGATCGAGTCTATGTCCAAGTTGCTCCGCATCTTCCGCCGGCCGGACTACAAGTCCGACGTCACCCAGTTCATCGAACAGCTGAAGGCGCAGCGCCCCGACATCGAAGCCCAGCAGCGCGCCGGCCGCGCCATCTGGTGGGACAAGCACATCGACCGCGAGGCGCTGGGGGACTGGAAGAAGGCCCGCGTGCCGCAGAAGCCCTACGTGTACGGCAGCGGCGGCGACTCGTCGGATTCCAAGTGAACGACAGCGAACGAACCAGCCTGCCCGAAGGCGCTTCCGCGGACGTCCCGGGCATGCCCGACGTGGTCGACCAGGTCGCGCTGGCGCGTCTCTACGGCGAACCGCTGTTCGCCATGCCGACGGACCTGTACATCCCGCCCGATGCGCTGGAGATCTTCCTCGAGGCATTCGAAGGCCCGCTGGACCTGCTGCTGTATCTCATCCGCAAGCAGAACTTCAACATCCTCGACATCCCGATGGCGGCGATGACCCGCCAGTACCTCCAGTACGTCGACGAGATCCGCTCGCGCAACCTGGAACTGGCGGCCGAATACCTGCTGATGGCGGCCATGCTCATCGAGATCAAGTCGCGCATGCTGCTGCCCCCCAAGAAGACGGCGGAAGGCCAGGAGCCGGAGGACCCGCGCGCGGAGCTGGTGCGCCGCCTGCTGGAGTACGAGCAGATGAAGATGGCCGCCGCGCGCCTGAACGCGGTGCCCCAGGTCGGCCGCGACGTGCTGCGCGCCCAGGTCTACATCGAGCAGTCGATGCAGCCGCGCTTTCCGGACGTCAACGTCGTCGACCTGCAGGAAGCCTGGCGCGACATCCTCAAGCGCGCCCGGCTGGTGCAGCACCACAAGATCACGCGTGAGGAGCTCTCGGTGCGCGAGCACATGAGCATCGTGCTGCGCAAGCTGCAGGGCCGCAAGTTCGTGGAGTTCGAGAACCTGTTCGACACCAGCCGCGGCATGCCGGTGCTGATCGTGACGTTCATCGCCATGCTGGAACTGGCCAAGGAGACGCTGATCGAGGTGACGCAGGCGGAAGCCTTCGCGCCGATCTACGTGCGCCTGGCCTACCAGCCCGCCTGATGGAAACCTCGCTCGACTTCGATGTCGTCATCGTCGGCAGCGGACTGGCCGGCCTCTCCGCCGCGATGCATCTCGCGCCCACGCACCGGGTCGCCGTCATCACCAAGCGCGGCCTGGCCGACGGCTCCAGCGGCTGGGCCCAGGGCGGCATCGCAGCCGTGATGGACCGGGGCGACAGCTTCGAATCGCACGTCGACGACACGCTGGTGGCCGGCGCCGGGCTGTCCGATCCGGAGGCCACGCGCTTCGTCGTCGAGCACGCGCCCGAAAGCATCGCCTGGCTCCAGCAACTGGGCGTGCCGTTCTCGCAGGAGCACGGCCAGCTGCACCTCACCCGCGAAGGCGGCCACAGCGCGCGCCGCATCGTGCACGTCACCGATGCCACCGGCGCGGCCGTGCAGCACACGCTGATCGACCACGTGCGGCGCACGCCGAACATCCGCCTTTTCGAGCACCACACGCTGGTGGACCTGATCACGAGCCGCCGCATCGGCCAGCTGCCGCAGCGCTGCCTGGGCCTGTACGCGCTGGACGAGCAGGCGGACCAGGTCGTCACCTTCCGCGCGCCGCAGACCATCCTGGCCACCGGCGGCGCGGGCAAGGTCTACCTGTACACCACGAATCCCGACACGGCCACCGGCGACGGCATCGCGGCGGCATGGCGCGCCGGCTGCCGGGTGACGAACATGGAGTTCATCCAGTTCCACCCGACCTGCCTGTGGCACCCGCTGGTCAAGAGCTTCCTGATCACCGAGGCCGTGCGCGGCGAAGGCGGGCGGCTGCTGCTGCCGGACGGCACGCGCTTCATGCCGCAGCACGACCAGCGCGCCGAACTCGCGCCGCGCGACGTGGTCGCCCGCGCCATCGACTTCGAGATGAAGAAGCACGGCCTGGACTGCGTGTACCTGGACATCTCGCACCAGCCGGCGGCCTTCATCCGCGAGCACTTCCCCAACATCCACGCGCGCTGCCTGGAGCTGGGCATCGACATCACGCGCCAGCCGATCCCGGTGGTGCCCGCGGCCCACTACACCTGCGGCGGCATCCACACCGACCTGGCCGGCCGCACCGACCTGCCGGGCCTGCATGCGATCGGCGAGACGGCTTACACCGGCCTGCACGGCGCCAACCGCCTCGCCAGCAACTCGCTGGTCGAATGCATGGTGTTCGCCCGTTCCGCCGCGCTGGACATCCGCGAAGCGCGGGAGCCGGCCGTGCCGCCGGTGCCCGTCTGGGACGAGAGCCGCGTCACAGACCCCGACGAATCGGTGGTCATCTCGCACAACTGGGACGAGCTGCGCCGCTTCATGTGGGACTACGTCGGCATAGTGCGCACCAACAAGCGCCTGGAACGCGCCGCGCACCGCATCCGGCTGCTGCAGGAGGAGATCCAGGAGTTCTACGCGAACTTCCACATCAGCCGCGACCTGCTCGAGCTGCGCAACCTGGTCACCGTGGCCGACCTGATCGTCCGGTCGGCGCAGGCGCGGCATGAGAGCCGCGGCCTGCATTTCAGCCGCGACTACCCGTCCATGGACGCGGACGCGCAGCCGACCACCCTGACGCCTCAGCGATAAGTTCGCTCCTGGCACCGCTGAGCTGATCGGGCCGACTTCGCATGCGGGTTTGCACCCGGTGCTCTGCCGAGCGTCGCGGCTCTAGCATGGCCCTCCCACACGAACCAGGAGACGGCACATGGGCACCAGGATCAGGAGCGCACTACGCACCGCAGCGCTGACCGGCGCGGTGGCTCTGGCGGGCTGCGCGAACATGATGGGCGGTGGCGGCTGGGTGCCGCTGGTCGACAGCGGCAAGGGGCTGGAGCGGTTCAACCGTGTCGGGGAGGCCGACTGGGCGGTGGTTGACGGCGCGATCCAGGCCACGCGCGGCGGCAGCACCCCGGCCTTCCTCGTCACTCGCGAGTCGTACAAGGACTTCGCGATCCGCGCCGAGTTCTGGGCCAGCGACGACGCCAACAGCGGCATCTTCGTGCGCTGCCAGAACCCGCAGCAGATCACCGACGAGAACTGCTACGAGGCCAACGTATTCGACCAGCGGCCGGACCCGACCTACGGCACCGGCTCCATCGTCAAGGTCGCTCCCGTGCGCCAGCCGCCGCCGAAGGCGGGCGGCAAGTGGAACACCATGGAAGTGACGGCCAAGGGTGACCACCTGGTCGTGATGTTCAACGGCGAGAAGACCGTCGACCACCGCGACCGCAAGTTCGCCAGCGGGCCCGTCGCGCTGCAGTGGGGCCGCGGAACGGTCAAGTTCCGCAAGGTCGAGATCAAGCCGCTCTGAGCGCGCGGCGGCGCGGCGGTCAGGCCGCGCCGAAATGCGGCACCAGCGCGCCGGCCGGCTGGCCGTTCTTCAGCGCTGCCGTGAAGGCCAGCATCCGGTCGATCGGCACGCGCGCGCGCTGGCCGACCGCCGGGTCCACGAAGATCTCGTTGGCGCCGGTCTCCAGCACCTGCGCCAGGCCGGCCAGCCCGTTCATCGCCATCCAGGGGCAGTGCGCGCAGCTCTTGCACGTGGCGCTGTTGCCCGCCGTGGGCGCCTCGAAGAACACCTTGCCGGGATTGAGCGTGCGCAGCTTGTGCATCATCCCGTTGTCGGTCGCGACGATGAACTCCTTGGCATCCATCTCGCGGGCGGCCTTCAGGATGGCGGAGGTGGAGCCGACGGCGTCGGCCAGCGCCACCACGTCGGCGGGCGACTCGGGGTGCACCAGCACCTTGGCCCGCGGATGCTCCTTCTTCAGCGCCTCCAGCTCGAACGCCTTGAACTCGTCGTGCACGATGCACGAGCCGCTCCAGAACACCATGTCGGCGCCGGTCTCGCGCTGGATGTAGCTGCCCAGGTGGCGGTCGGGTGCCCACAGGATCTTGTGTCCCTTCTCCTTGAGCGCGTTGACGATGTCCAGCGCGCAGCTTGAGGTGACCAGCCAGTCCGAGCGCGCCTTCACGGCCGCGCTGGTGTTGGCGTAGACCACCACCGTGCGGTCCGGATGCTGGTCGCAGAAAGCGCTGAACTCGGCGATCGGACAGCCCAGGTCCAGCGAGCAGGTCGCGTCCAGGTCCGGCATCAGCACCCGCTTCTCGGGCGACAGGATCTTGGCCGTTTCGCCCATGAAGCGCACGCCGGAGACCACCAGCGTCTGCGCCGGGTGATCGCGGCCGAATCGCGCCATCTCCAGGGAGTCGCTGACGATGCCGCCGGTTTCCTCGGCCAGGTCCTGCAGGTCCGGATGCACGTAGTAGTGGGACACCATGACGGCGTTGCGCTCCTTGAGCAGGCGCCTGATGCGCGCCTTGAGCTCGGTCCGCTCCGCGGGCGTGGGCTCCTGTGGAATACGCGCCCACGCATGCCGGGTATCGCAGGCATTGCCGACGGGCTGTTCGTACTCGACGTCGAAGATGGGGATGACGGCGCTCATGGGGTTCGGTTCAGAGGTCCTTGAAGCGCATCGAATAGTCCGTGGCCTTCACGTCCTTGGTGAGCGCTCCGATGGAGATGCGGTCGACGCCGGTTTCCGCAAGCTCGCGCACGCGCTCCAGCGTCACGCCGCCGGAAATCTCCAGGATGGCACGGCCTTCGTTCAGGCGCACGGCCTCGCGCAGCGTGGGCAGGTCCATGTTGTCGAGCAGGACCATCTTCGCGCCTGCGGCGAGCGCCTCCTGCAGCTGGGCCAGCGTCTCCACTTCGATCTCCACGAACCCGGCGGAGCGAGAGAGCTCGCTTGCGGCGCGCAGCACCGGCGTCACGCCGCCCGCCGCGGCGATGTGGTTCTCCTTGATGAGGATTGCGTCGTACAGGCCGATGCGGTGGTTGGTGCCGCCGCCGGTGCGCACCGCGTACTTCTGCGCGAGGCGCAGGCCCGGCAGCGTCTTGCGCGTGTCCACGATCTGGGCGCGCGTTCCGCGAACGGCCTCCACGTATGTCGAGGTGCGCGTGGCGACTGCGCTGAGCAACTGCAGGAAATTGAGCGCAGTGCGCTCGGCGGTCAGCAGCGCACGCGCCGAGCCGCGGATCTCCACCACCGGCTGGCCCACGGAGGTGCGCCGGCCCTCCGGCACCGCCCAAGTGATCGTGGCCTGCGGCTCGAGCTGCCGCACCGCGGCGACGAACCACGGGCCGCCGCACACCACGGCGGCCTCGCGCGCGATCACCACGGCCTGCGCCTGCCGCGCGGCCGGGACCAGGCTGGCGGTGAGGTCGCCCTCGCCCACGTCCTCGGCCAGCGCGCGGGCGGCGTCCTGCCGGGCCAGTTCGGCGATCGCCGCCGGGCTGAAATCGAAGCGTTGCATGCGGCGAGCATAGCCTTTGCCCGATGCCTTCGTCGGCATCCCGGCTGACGGGCGTGCCCGGCCGCCGCACG encodes:
- a CDS encoding 4Fe-4S binding protein, which gives rise to MPTLICDCNKTMPLDPAKLGAALGEPSLALHSSLCRREAASYQQAIRSGEEVIVACTQEKKLFAEVGAQTEGAVSPVHFVNIRETGGWSRDAREAMPKIAALLAAARLPEPDPVPTVTYKSGGRVLIIGRLQDAERAASMVEDVLDVTLFSTGGPGAQERKYPVVSGRIDSLTGWLGAFQFAWTPTNPIDLDLCTRCNACVAVCPEGAIGLDYQIDMDRCKGHRACVKVCEAAGAIDFQREAQAQTETFDLVLDLRETSEFAQHAPPQGYLRWDGRDLPTLLKLRELVGEFEKPKFFVYKQKLCAHSRNEKIGCNACVEICSAAAISSEASRQQIKVNPNLCVGCGACTTVCPTGALTFAYPRASDQGQKLRTLLGSYLQAGGREPTILFHSQEAGQALVEDLGRAARLGQAQGVPANVIPVALWHTASTGADLWLSAVAFGARQVVVLTTGEEAPQYLAGLKAQMAVAQAILSGLGYAGVHFELLQAQSALALDKALQSLRSTRQQGPKEPARFAVAAEKRATLELALDHLVAFAPARPEAIELPPQGSPFGSIAVDKDKCTLCMSCVSACPSSALQDNPQAPQLRFIEKNCVQCGLCAGTCPENAITLKPRLLLTPERREARVLNETKPYGCIRCGKPFGTLKAVEAMLGKLAGHAMFQGAALERLKMCSDCRVIDIYSAQDETKISDVR
- a CDS encoding DUF3306 domain-containing protein yields the protein MADGFLGRWSRRKLDAKEGKPLEAEPVRKAEPEQPSPQPSPASGRGSEAASVSGVAGSSPSPLGGEGRGEGAPLPEPPPPPTLEDANALTSDSDFTRFVKSDVPADVRNAAVKKLFADPHFNVMDGLDTYIDDYTKADPIPESMLRQLAAGRFLGLFREEERKDEPGAEAREDAEGQAPQSVAQSHPPAAPEPAADPQAVPPESHADPDLRLQQDDAARPGEAGRGTG
- a CDS encoding DUF3305 domain-containing protein, coding for MSARPGLNVAVVMRRVRLANRWQPYRWELHEVVPHEEAFGSEPRRIFGDDHEERWLHPGYRVELYADDAEGYYLNATVDTPCWFVLWRMEEAATVAEEPIARPEVVTVSYHDAGRWLDAQENVEQVPAPAEVVAWFREFADAHYVPEPRRRKRPESFRRLEDRFGNPASVSTGKKYGGGEGGGGG
- the apbC gene encoding iron-sulfur cluster carrier protein ApbC; its protein translation is MATTDQVLAALAAVKDPNTGQDFVSTKAVRNLQVNGGDVAFDLEMGYPAKSQVPALRQAAIAAVRALQGVSNVSVNINTKVIAHAVQRGVQLMPNVKNIIAVASGKGGVGKSTTAVNLALALAAEGASVGVLDADIYGPSQPMMMGIDGRPESSDGKTMDPLENYGVQVMSIGFLVNPDEAMIWRGPMATQALEQLLRQTNWRELDYLVVDLPPGTGDIQLTLSQRVPMTGAVIVTTPQDIALLDARKAVAMFEKVGVPILGLVENMAVHICSNCGHAEHIFGEGGGKRYAAERNLEYLGALPLDMSIRVQADGGRPTVMADPDGKLAGIYKEVARKVAVRVAAKAKDFSSKFPTITVSKNT